In Phalacrocorax carbo chromosome 17, bPhaCar2.1, whole genome shotgun sequence, the genomic window GTCACCCCGTCGTGGGCAGGGACCCCCATGCCACCCAGGGACCCCAGTGTGCCACCCCGTCTTGCTGTTGGAGACCCCTCTGAGCCACCGACTCTGTTGTGCCGTTCCTGGTTATGGGTagggacacccccacccccgccaccCCCTTGCCGCTGTTGGGGACCCACTGTGCCCCCCATTGCCACGGTCAGCTACAGGCAGGGGCCTTCCCCTCATCACCTGTGGGCCAGGGACCCCCCTGTGCCACCCCACTGCTGTGCCAGGGACCCTGGCCATGTCACTTCTGCCACCAGGGGCCAAGCCCCGGCAGCACAGAACCCCAGAGCCCTGGGTCAGGGTGGGGGTTCCCACCGGAGACCAGTGtcgtccccccaccccagaaaaGCCGCCTGGAGCCGGTGCAGGGACAATAGCCGTGTCCCCCGCTCACCCCAGGGCCAGCTGCCAGAGCCACGCTCTGCTGAATCCCCGCCGTAAAAGGAGGGCTCAGCTGCCCCGCATGGCCCTAATCCAGGGAGGGGAGTGCATCTCCCCTGCATCCCAGAGCCAAGCACAGCTTGGGGCACCCACTGCCAGCCCCTCGTCTCAGGGAGCCCTATCTGACCCCTCGCCAGCAGGGTCACGGtcacagcagggagggaggcgatgccagggagcagcaggcgCTGCTTCCCCGTGAGCCACCCACGCACCTGGTAGGTACAGGCATAAACACCACCATTTCCTGGGTGCAGAGGTAAACAAAGGTGCCAGCGCCTGGGGTGTCTCAGTGCCTGCCCCATGCGGGGCAGCTGAGCTGCGgtggagggcaggggaaggtgatccccccccccacctcccgggCAGGAGAAACAGGGCATTAAAAAACCAGAGCACTTGTTGGAACGCTGCTATTTTGGGCCACGCCAGGGGAGGGAAGCGCTGTGTGGCCCCCATGGTGGCGGGGAGCATCCTTGGGGTCGGGAACACCGGGAGGGGGATCCCACAGGAGGTGCcccagcagggaaggaggcaggcgatgctggagctgtgctgggagtAGGGGGGGGCCCTGAGGGAGCCCctccatgcagcagcagggctaagggggggcggggagcaggagctggcagagctccCAGCGCCTGGCAGGCAGCACTCCCAGTGACCCAGGGGATGCTGCATGCCGGAGCCGCGCTGGGAGGGGAACCGTCCCCACGCAACAGGCGTGTGGCCCACAGCCCCGTGATGGGGGTGCAGGATCCAGCCTCCGATACCCTCTGTGGGGGAAGGACAGAGGGAATctagggcaggaggaggagcaggggccCGGGGAGGGAAGCTAGGTCAGCCTGGgcatgctggctgctgccagggccGTGGGGTGGGAGCCTGGGGAACACAGCGCCTGATTGAGAGCAAGCGCCAGCTGGGGGGGATGAGTGTCCCCTGGCAAGGAGGAGAAGCCCTGGGGCACAGGTGGTGCAGGCTGGACCAGTTGTCCCCACCCAGGGCACCAGGAGCTTCCTGCATCCGTGTACCAGGCAGGGTGAAAGCCAACAAAACTTTATTCAATAAATAATTACACAGCATTAAGAAGAGGAAGGTTTCACGCTACGGGCTATAGCGGCTCAGCAGCTTCCTTGCTGCCACTGGCCGGCTTCAGGCCCAAGTACCGCAGCAGGCCGTGGAGCTCCTGGCAGCTCGCTGCCACGTCAGGCATAGCCAACAGGAcctggggagagcagcagctttAGTGACGGCGTTTGGGATGAGGGGTTGGGTCACTGCAGTCACAGCAAGGGTGAGAGCCATGAACCACAAACCTTACCTCTTTCATCTTCTCCTGCATCTCCTCGTGGGTCCTCAGCACTTTCTGGGCATGATGGAGCCTCATCTCCAGCCCTTGGACCTGAAGTGGGAGATGCCTGGTGGGAGCCTGCCCTGAGATTGGGCAGGGACCAGcccaggagggagaggggacTAGAGCCAGGGCAGCCCCTCAGAGCTCCCCGTACCTGCTCCAGGTACTTGTCAGAGAGCAGCAGATTCTCATCCTCTTtctccaggagcagcagccgCAGTTTATCCACCTGCAAGAGCAGCAAGTGCCACTGAGAGCTCACTGTGGGGCGAGAGccacggggtggggggctctgctctgctgtcccACTGGTCGCCCGCTCAAGGAGCAAAGGCTGGAGAGATCCCCTGACCAGAGAGGTGGGTGACACGAGGAGccctcagccccagcagcccccccaccTCACCTCCTGCCGCAGCAGGACCCGCTCCTGGACGTAGGCAGCGTCCACCTTGGGCTCCTGCCCCCGCATCTCCTCCCACAGCACCTTGGCCTCCGTCTCCGCACGCTGGAGTGAGCGCTTCAGCTGGGAGATCTCTCCCTTCAGCCTCTACACGGGGAAAGGAGATGCTGAGAGGGGTCCTGtggccagcacccccaggcgTGCAGCTCGGCCAGGCCCCCATCACGCACTGTGACTTCCCCACTCTTGTCAATGAGTTGCAGCATCTTCTCTTCCTGCTGTTTCACCACGTCCTGCAGCTCCTTCTCATTCTGCAGGGGGAAGTAGTAGTGTCAGGCAGTGCCTggccccagccacccccagcacccctggggggcagggagcaggtTTTCTTATGTTTGAGAAGGTCAGATGAGCCAGGAGCACCCATGGGGCATCGCTGGAGCCGGTCACCCAGATTTCTCCGTGTCCTAGATCAGCATCCGTCCCAGTTCGGCTCTGCCCTGGGGTGAGTGCTGGCCCACTTCTGGCACCGGCTCACCTCTAGCTTGCCCCTCAGTGCCTTGTTCAGCTTGGCAATGGTGGCAGCCTGGGCATCCATCTTCTCTTGACTCTCGGCCGTCACTGTCTCCAGCCGGAGCTCCAGGTCAGAGCTGGGAGAGAAGAGCTGGGCTGAGCGGGTGGGGATCGCAGCCAACCACCAAACCCCCTCCTGGGCATCCCACCAGCCCCGTAGTGGGAGAGGCCAACCCGCCAGTCAGAAAAAGCCCTTCTAGCCATGTCAGGAGAGGCCTAATCCAGAgctggggtgagaggcagacCCCGGACAGGCTGCCTGCAGGAGATACCATGCCCGGGAGAGCGGTGCCCATGCCTCGCCCTTGACACGATCCCCCACTGAACTCACATCTCCGTCTGCAGCGCCTTGAACTCGCTCTGCTCCAGGTCCTGGATGCGGGAGCTCAGCATGGCCAGGTCAGAGACCACAGTTCGCAGTTCCTTCACGCTCTCCAGCAGACCGTCCTcgggctctgcaggcagggcacaggctcAGGAGCGGCACGGAGGGAACGTCAGCCGCAGGGGACACAGAGCCAAGCAGGAAGGCATGCCTGCTCGCCCCCCTCcatgcaggcagccctgcagctttGGAGCAGGGTCCAGGGCAGGGTGACAGCCCCAGTACCTAATGGCTTTGGTGTAGAGGCAGGTTTGTCCTTGGTAAACGCGCTCCCACCTCCGGCAGCTTCACTGGCATCTGCAAGAGGAGAGGACAGAGGCGCTGCTCCCACCCCTGCACGCTGCAGGGAGCATGGCCAGAGCTCACCCACACACCCATCTGCCCTGGGGAGCTCAGAGAAGACCCTGGCCACTCGCAGGAGCCATGACCCAACCCACAGCTGCCACAAGGGAACAACCAGGGGATCCACAGGGAAAGGCTCGGGGATGGCACCGGGATCGCCTCCTCGCTCAGCAACAGTGCACATCCCCAGCACAGGGGGAGCGATCCCCGATACAGGgacccctgcagcaccccgaCAGTGGGTCCCAGCTCACCTTTCCCCGACACCGCTTTCAGGACGCTGCCCACGAAGGACCCCCCACTGCAGTACGGGGTGCGGCATGCCGGCGTGCGGCAGGCGGGGGTCCAGGCACGGCGAGGTGTCTGCCAGCCCGGTGTCCGCGGAGCTGGGGTCCAGGCTCTGCTTCTCAATGGGGCATCATCCTTcaggggggagggagagctcGGTGCTGGAGCGTGGCTCAGGACAGCTCAGTGCTGCCCCAGCAAATGGCGGGGGGTCTCAAAGCCACGCCATGGAGAGCCACAGGGGTCTGACCCGCTCCGTGGGCCACTCAGTCCGTGGGGCAGGGCTCCTAcctcctcttgcagagcaaCCCTGAGGCAGTCAGCAAGCTCCTGTAGCCGCATCTTGCTCTCAGTGATGTCCGTGGAGCACCAGGAGACTTTTTCCCTCTTGAGATGCAAGTCGAGGAGCTCAGCCTTAGTGCtttccagctccttgctgaggGCTGCCTGCTCTTCCCTACAGGATGGCATCAGCCTCAGCAGGGGCAGCGTTCCCCCTCCTTGGTGTGGGACAGGAACATTTCCCACACCTGCCTGCCACTGTGACCCAGGGGGGTGCAAATCCCACAGATTTATGCAGCTTCCCCCAAGATGGGGGTCTGCTGGGCTTCCCCAGAGCCTCTTCCACCCGCCTGGGCAACCACCCTTGGTGGGACAGCAGTGACCAGAGCTGCGTCCCCCTGTGTGTCCCCTACTCCCCAGGAGGGATGCGATTTCCAAAAAATACAGGGGTTCAAGCAGAGGCAGTGAGCAGGGTCAGTACCGCAGGCGCAGGTGGGAGTCCATCAGCTCCTCGTACTGCAGGTTGTGCTCCTGCAGGGCGGCCAGCGAGGACTTGAGCCTGGCCtccacctccagcagctgcGTACGGGACATGCAGTTCTCCTGGTCGAGGAACTGCAAGAGGGCGGGGGAACAGAGCCATGAGCACCTGGCCAGACACCCGAGGGGGCCcactgggacccccagcacGGTCCCTCCCACGCCTCAGGGTGCAGTTCCTGATTAGGGGCAGTTTTACCCCAGCAGACCAACCCCCAGAAGACCAGCAGTTTGCCAGGGGCATAGGATGGGCTGGGGGATGACACCATGCCTGCAGCCAGAGGAATTATCTCCAGAAGCTGATCCCTCCTCCCCAGGAATCGCCGCCGGGCAGGATGGAGAACAGCGCTACGTGCGGGATGTCAACCGCCCTTGCTGTGCTTAACCCCCCCGCAGGAGGGCTAATCCCGCTCCTGGCCGGCCGCCGGCGTTTCCACGAGGCCGTGACGGGGCTGGCAGCGCGTGACAGCATGGGCAGGGGCCGGCAGCTCCTACCTCCCGGCACTCGGTTGCCTCCCGCAGCTCCTGGCACAGCCCGTTGCACTCCTGCTGCAGGGTGTCCCTCTCCCGCGCCAGCCTGTGGGAAAGGGATGGGATCGGGGGGTGCCACGTTTTGGGGGCAAGGGGTGGCAGGAGGTggctcggggcggggggtgggtgtggaatgccctgccccagggctcagACCCACCACGCCATCTCCTCCCACTGCTTCTCGTTCTCCTGCTGCAGCGCATCCCGCTCCTGCTCCACGTTGGCCAGATTCTTCATCAGGGAGCTCAGGTCTGCGAGGGGCAGAGCCGTCAGCGcggggcaggggatgggggcaGCTCCAACCCCTCCGTGTCACCCACCCCTACCTGTGCTGAGGCGCGAGTTGGCCACCgtcagctgctccagctgagcCACCGCGTCCCGCAGAGCCACCGAggcctcctccagctggcaggaTGCCTGCAGACATGGTGCCCTCCAGGCTTGCTTTGGGCTCCTCTTCCCCATGGGGGGTTCCCACACCAAGGGTGCCCCAAGTCCTCCAGGGGAGTATCCCAGACACCCCCAGGCACTGCTCAGCACGAGGCAAGCCCCTACCTCCTCCTTGGCTTGAAGAGCTTCACCTGCTCGCTGCCTCGTGGCATCGcgctcctccaggcagctccgCAGCTTGTCGGGCACGCTCTCCAGCACGGCCCGGCACCGGGACACCAGGGCCCTCGCCTGCTCCCGCTGCAAGGGGAGACGGTGCTGGGCAGAGCCGAGCACAGCACAGCCGTGTCGGCTGGTGGCTCTGCCCGGCTGCGTGACCAGGGATGGGTCTGGCAGCCAGGCTGCCCGTGGCACCCAGGGCACAAAGTGCTGCGAGGTGGAGCGAAGCAGCACCAGCCTGGACTGCACTGGCAGGAAGGTGAGGGGGCTGAGCCTGCCACCAGTCCCCACGGGGACAGCCCTCACCTCCGCGTCCAGGGCTCGCCTTTCCTCCTCCAGATTTTCAAAGGTGACGTCTATGAATTCCCTGAAAGGCTGAGTCTCAGCAACCAGGGatgcctgcagggcaggagagacGGGTCAGTGCTGCCATGGTGGAAAAGCCACATTCAATGGTGGTGGAGGGAGGTGAGCACCGGCCCCAAAGCCAGAtctgcagcagcttcccagctTCGGCACCAAGAAACCTCTGACGGACCCAAGCCCATGGCAGACCATTGCTCAGAGCATCACCCAAGCCCAGGACACGGGgatgccctgccagccccgctgGGACCCAGCAGGGAGGCAGCGGTGCCCACCCGCTCAGTACCTGCTGGTCGATGGCATCcaccagcagcgtgcccagctCTCGCTGGGAGGCCAGGCTCTGGTCGCGGGCACTGATCCGGGCGCTGGCGTGGGCACGGAAGGCCTCCAGGAAGCGATCGCCCTGCCGAGGGAAGGATGCTGCTCCGGACACGGCATCGCACGAGGGGCAGCTCCCAGGAGCCATCCCCACACCCTGCTGTAGCCCAGggctcctgctcccagcaggaCACAGCCTGAGCCAAAAAACCATCCCGAGAGCTCCGGCCACCCCAGGCAGCCACAGCCCTTCTGGCCTTCCAGGGCCACATCAggcttttccccccaaaataccAGAGAGACCTTCCCCCTCTGCAGAGACGGGCAGAGCCGTGGGTCACCCCATCACAGGCACAGGGATGGCAGAGCCTGCCCGTATCACCCCACCAGCTGCCCCCCTACCTCCTCCTTGGCTCGGAGGGCTTCATCTGCTCGCTGCCTCATGGCATCCcgctcctccaggcagctccgCAGCTTGTTGGGCACGCTCTCCAGTACAGTCCGGCACCGGGACACCAGGGCCCTCACCTGCTCCTGCTGTGAGGGGGGACGGTGCCCAGAAGCACCAGGTATAGCCGACAGCTGCCATGTGCGCCGACAACGCCAGCATCTCCCAAAACCGAGGGAAAAGGGTGCCCAGCCCAGCTGCGTGGGGCTCACCTCCTGGTCAAGGGCTCCGTGCTCATCCTGCAAGCTCTGAAATGCAGCATCCGCAAGGCCCCGAAACAGGAGGCACTGCCTGCTCCAGGCACTCTGGGGAAGGGACAAGGGCACCGGCACTCAGGCAGCGCTCCCGGGGCTGGCACAGGCAGCGCCGGGCGTGCGCGTGCCCTGCCAGGCTGAGACCAGGCACACTCGTCACATGCCAGCCAGCCGAGACGCACCGTCCCCGCGGTGGTTAGCTCCAGCTCCCGCTGCAGGtcccgctccgcgccccgctGCCGCTGCAGagcctctgttttcttccacagCTCGAAGTAGAGGTTGCGGTAGATCTCTTCCTCCTGAGGGCATCCCGGCAGAGCGGAGGGGGCTTCGCACCGGCCCTGCTCCACCCTGCGGTCCAGAGCGAGCCATTCGGCTCTGACAccacccatccctccctcccgcgGGCCAGGTCATCCACAAATGATTCAAAtccagcatgctcagcaggtcGAGCTGGGCACGATAACGCGGCTGGAGCTGCTCCAGATGCATGATGCCATGTGCCGTGCCACGCCACTGGGCTGCGGTCCAGCCGGGGACACCGCTCCACCGAGGCCACGGAAAACGGGGTGGCATTGTCCGGGCAAGGGATCTTACCCCTTTGGGGTGGGTGACATCCGTCTGCGTGAGCACATCCCTCTGCTCGGCCGGCCCCACGCTGGGCAGCGGCCGCTGGCTCTCCTGCCAGTCACGCAGCTGGAGCGAGAGGGCTTCGATGATGATGAGGGTGCTCTCCAGCCGCCCCTCCAGCTCTGCCCGCGGCAGGGACTTCAGCTGCTCCCGGGGACAGCTGGGGACAGAGAGAGGGGCTTGAGGCAGGGACAGCCCGTGGGTGCCACAGCCCCATTTCAGGGGGGCACATCCCCACGCTTACTGCCAGAGCAGGGAGTCCGTTTCAGCAGCGCTGTCCTTGGCACAGGGGGGGCCGCCCATGGATGTGTTTGTGCTCATCTCCCGCAGGTCCCGGGGGGTCATGAAAGTGCCAGTGACCGCCGTGGGCACGGGGGTCACGCTGGTGCCGGCGACCGCCGTGGGCACGGAGGTCACGCTGGTGCCGGCGACCACCGTGGGCACGGGGGTCATGCTGGTGCCGGCGACCACCGTGGGCACGGGGGTCACGCTGGTGCCGGCGACCGCCGTGGGCACGGGGGTCACGCTGGTGCCGGCGACCGCCGTGGGCACGGGGGTCACGCTGGTGCCGGCGACCGCCGTGGGCACGGGGGTCACGCTGGTGCCGGCGTCGTGCCGTGGCAGGGGCAGGCTGTGCCGCAGGGATTCCAGCAGGGACGAGGTGTTGAGGCTCTTCTCCAGCCACATCAGCGGCAGCATCCAGGACACGGCAGCCGGGGCCGCCACGGGCAagggggtggtggtggccgTTGCCTCTGGCCCGGCACGCTCAGAGCCACCTGCCTTTGTgtgagggggtgtgggggggcccTGCTCTAGGGGGGCAGGGGCCAGGGACTCAGCCCCCTGAGGGGTGTCTTGGCAAGGCAGGGGACCCACACTCCCACCTCCAGACGGGGGCTCAGGGTCCaaggggctgcaggagaggtCGGCGTGTGCCACTCGCCAGCCATGGAAGGTAGCTTCCTGCGGGGTGGAGCTGGTGCCAGGGGGCCCAGGCGTGCAGGGTGCTAGAGTGGTGCTGCCCAGGGAGTTTGGGGTGCAAGGCGCTGAGCTGATGATGCCAGGGGaccctggggtgcagggctctgcagtggtgctgctggggggctcCGGGGTACACAACCCCAGGACGGGACTGCATAAGGGGgctggcacagtgctgctgggggacTTTGGGGTGCAGGGCCCTGGGATGGGGCTACCAGGGGGCTCCAGATTGGCGCTGCTGGGAGACTCTGAGGTGCTGGGCCCTGGGATGGGGCTGCACAAGGGGGCTGgcacggtgctgctgggggactCTGGGGTGCAGGGCCCTGGGATGGGGCTACCAGGGGGCTCCAGGTTGGCGCTGCTGGGAGACTCTGAGGTGCTGGGCCCTGGGATGGGGCTGCACAAGGGGGCTGGCACGGTGGTGCTGGGGGACTCTGGGGTGCAGGGCCCTGGGATGGGGCTGCACAGGGGGgctggcacagtgctgctgggggacTCTGGGGTGCAGGGCCCTGGGATGGGGCTGCACAGGGGGGCTGgcacggtgctgctgggggactCTGGGGTGCAGGGCCCTGGGATGGGGCTGCACAAGGGGGCTGGCACAGTGCTGACAGGGGGCTCTGGGGTGCAGGGCCCTGGGATGGGGCTGCACAAGGGGGCTGgcacggtgctgctgggggactctggggtgcaggaccctgggatggggctgcACAGCGGGGCTGGCACGGTGCTGACAGGGGGCTCTGGGGTGCAGGGCCCTGGGATGGGGCTACCAGGGGGCTccaggctggtgctgctgggggactCTGGGGTGCTGGGCCTTGGAGTAGAACTGCCAGGGGACTCCAGGCTGGTACTGCTGGAGGGTTCCGGTGTGCTGGGCACCAGGGTAGGATTCCTAGGGGTCGTGGGGGCATGAGGCTTCAGTGTGGGACTCCCAGGGGTCTCCGAGGTGCTGAGCTCCAGGGTGGGAGTGCCAGGGGGCTCTGCgatggtgctgctgggggactCCAGGGTGTGAGGCACTAgggtggtgctgctggaggggagcaggataGCACTTCTAGGGGGTCCTGGCGTGCAGGGCACGGGGATGATGCTGCTGCGGGTCCCCCGGGTGCAGGACACTGGGGTGGCGCAATCATTGTCCTACAGGAcatttgggggggtgggaggagaggtcagggctgccctgcccttccccccAGCATCCCATAGCAGTTTCCCCCAGTCTCCCCATTTCCCCTACCCCAGTAGATACACGtgtcccaccaccaccctggtACCCCACCCCCGCATCCCCTCCTATTACCCCGacccccgtcccgtcccgcccaCCACCGCAGCGCTCCGCCAACCCCGCACCGACCTTGAGCCGCAGGCGGCGGAACAGCGGGGTGAGGCTGGTGCGTTCGGCGCCCGGCTGCAGCCGCAGCTCCTGCAGGGGGGCGCGCCGGGGCCGCTGCTGcgcctggggcggggggcggtaCCGGGGGTCACCGGCGGCACCCCCGGCGGCACCCCCGGcggcaccccccacccccccgcgcACGTACAGGGAACGCTCCGCCCTGCACCAGACCCGCCACCCCCGCACCCACCTCCGGGCACGGTCGGGGCCGCGCCCCCCAAACCggtggcccccccccccggccccgggccgcACTCACGGCGGGGATCTGGGCGGCCCGCATGGCGCGGACCCGCTCCGctcccgctccgctcccgctCCGCTCCCGATCCGGTCCCGCTCCGGTCCCGatcccgccgctccccgcgcgctgccgccgctgcccgTTTGAAAACTACGCGCCGCTCTGATTGGCTGCTCCGCGCACGCGTCACTCCGCCGGAGAGGCTGTTAGAGGCGGGGCTATGCCCGGCGGTGGGCGTGGCTTGTAACGAGGCTCCGCCCCCCCCGCGGGCAAGCACTGTGCAGCGCCGAGCACCGGGGACGCGCAGACCTTGGCGGGGGAACGGGATCGggcccagcacccccagcagcagTCCCGGGGGAAGCAGCTCCGCACGGCCCCCCCCAGGCCTGCCGGGGGAGGGGTGGGaaccagccccgcagccccccccaggGGTCCCACTCGAGTCAAGGCAGCACCGACAGCAGAGCCCGCGGCTCTCGGGTTTATTGCTCCTGTGGGGAGAGGTACAGTGTTGTGGTCGGGGGGACCCGGCCCAGCAGGGTCCAACCTGCTACtagggtgtgggggggggatGTCGATGTCCCTGAGTGATgccgggggtccccggggcCGTGGGGGCTCAGCCAGGCCAGGGCCGGCCCGGAGGGGCAGTGAGGTCACAGTCGAAGTCAGCAAAGGCAGCGGGGTCGAGCGGGGGCTGCTCAGGGGCACGGGGGGCCACCGCCACTGCCACCGGGTCCTTCTGCAGCAGGTCGGCATCGAAGGCCACCCCACGGAAGAAGGGGTGGCCCTGGAAGTGGTGGAGGTAGCGTAGGCGACGTAGGGGGTTGTGGCACAGCAGCTGGGGACCGAGGGAGGACAGTGAGTAGTGGGGACCTCAGCATCCAGCCTGGGGGTCTGGCAGGGACCCCAAAATCTGGGCAGGAGGGTTACCTCAGCAAGCAACCGGGCCAGCGCACGACTGAGCGCAGGCGGGCTCTCGTAGGTGCTCGTCTTGACGCGCTCCAGCATGGCCACGTGGTCCGCTGCCGGCGCCACAGGGAACTGGGGGGGGCAGGAAGCAGATTTAGGGGCTCCATGGGGTGCCCttatcccccccaccccatggtCCTCACCTCCCCGCTGGCCAGGGCGAAGAGCAGGACTCCCAGGGACCACCAGTCGGCTGTGTGGCTGTAGGGCCCCCCACTCAGCACCTCTGGGGCTGCGGGGACAAGCAAGTGAGCACCCATGGGGGCCATGCCCCCCACCGcaggccctgctgcagcccccttACCCATGTACTGCAGGGTTCCACAGATGGTGTGGGCTCGCTCACCCCAGTGCAGGTGCCGGGAGAGGCCGAAGTCGGTGAGCTTGAGGTGTCCTGCGGGGCAAGACACCACATGGGGATCCACAGACGGGGTGTCCCCATGGACGGGGTGTCCCACAGACGGGGTGTCCCCACACTGGTGCCACCAGACTCTTACCTCTCTCATCCAGGAGGATGTTCTCCATCTGAAACAAGACAGGTGCTGGCATTGCCTCTCCATGCCAGGGGGTTCAgagaccccccccaaccccctcctctggcccccccggccccgctgtcACCCACCTTCACATCCCTGTGCACGATGCCCAGGTCGTGGAGATACACTGGGAAGAAGATGGAGCCGTCAGAGCCGCAGGTGCCCTCCCGGCACGGTGCCTGCTGCCACCCCCCTgtacccagcaggcagctgcccaccCCTGGGATGGCTGTCCTGCCTGCAggtccccagcagcagggacagcgGCGGCGGCTGTCCCCAGCATGGCAGGCCACtcacccagcaccagcaccagctcGGCAGCGAAGAGGCGGACGGTGGCCTCGGCGAAGCGCTCGGCGGCGCGCCACAGCGCGTGCAGGTCTCCGGTGCTGCAGTAGGTGCACACTGCCGGGACGGGCGACGGGCCTTACCGATGGGCTATGCCACGGGGCCGGGCTGGCACGAGGGGCAccagggcggcggggggggggcagctgggTGACTGGGGCCACACATGATGGTGACATGGGCACCAGGACCATGCACGGGGTTGGTGACAGCGCTGGGGCTGTATGGGCAGTGAGGCGGCACCAAGGTGACACAAGCATCAATTTGGGCACTGGGACTAAGGTGACACGGACACCACagcccagggcactgggagcatACGAGTACTGGGGCCATGCACCGCAGTGACATGGCCACCGGAGCCCTGTGGGCACTGGGAACACACAAGCTACATGGACACCGAGGTGGCACGGCCATCAGTGCCACCGAGGTGCCTCGTTCACCCCATGCTGGTCCTGCTGCGGctcgtccccatccccatccctgcggtgggtggggggtgggagcCGGCAGCCAGCGCCTGGATCCCCGCAGGGCAGCGGGCAGTGCGGGGGGAGCGTGCGCGTGTGCAGGGACACGTGTGCGGGCGGCGGGGACACGTGCGCGGgcgggggggactggggggagCCCGTGGGCAGATGGTCACTCACTGATGAAGAGGTGGCGCTGGCCCTGCCAGCTGTCCCCCAGCCCGTGGACAAACGGGTGCCTGACCTGTCTCTGGGGACATAAAGCAGAGAGGGTGAGCGgcccccagggtggggggctgggggggctggggacctccctcctgccaccctccctccgcagccccagcagcctcctgccatCCCCACAGCTGCCCTGAACCCCGTCATGGGCTGGGATCCACCCTGGACTCTCCCAACCTGGATGCTGACTTCTTCCTTGCACTGCTTGAGGGTGTCACGGCGCAGCACCTCCACTTTGGGCATGACCTGGGGATGCGAGGGGCCGtcaggggggcaggg contains:
- the SPAG5 gene encoding sperm-associated antigen 5 isoform X1, with translation MRAAQIPAAQQRPRRAPLQELRLQPGAERTSLTPLFRRLRLKDNDCATPVSCTRGTRSSIIPVPCTPGPPRSAILLPSSSTTLVPHTLESPSSTIAEPPGTPTLELSTSETPGSPTLKPHAPTTPRNPTLVPSTPEPSSSTSLESPGSSTPRPSTPESPSSTSLEPPGSPIPGPCTPEPPVSTVPAPLCSPIPGSCTPESPSSTVPAPLCSPIPGPCTPEPPVSTVPAPLCSPIPGPCTPESPSSTVPAPLCSPIPGPCTPESPSSTVPAPLCSPIPGPCTPESPSTTVPAPLCSPIPGPSTSESPSSANLEPPGSPIPGPCTPESPSSTVPAPLCSPIPGPSTSESPSSANLEPPGSPIPGPCTPKSPSSTVPAPLCSPVLGLCTPEPPSSTTAEPCTPGSPGIISSAPCTPNSLGSTTLAPCTPGPPGTSSTPQEATFHGWRVAHADLSCSPLDPEPPSGGGSVGPLPCQDTPQGAESLAPAPLEQGPPTPPHTKAGGSERAGPEATATTTPLPVAAPAAVSWMLPLMWLEKSLNTSSLLESLRHSLPLPRHDAGTSVTPVPTAVAGTSVTPVPTAVAGTSVTPVPTAVAGTSVTPVPTVVAGTSMTPVPTVVAGTSVTSVPTAVAGTSVTPVPTAVTGTFMTPRDLREMSTNTSMGGPPCAKDSAAETDSLLWHCPREQLKSLPRAELEGRLESTLIIIEALSLQLRDWQESQRPLPSVGPAEQRDVLTQTDVTHPKGEEEIYRNLYFELWKKTEALQRQRGAERDLQRELELTTAGTSAWSRQCLLFRGLADAAFQSLQDEHGALDQEQEQVRALVSRCRTVLESVPNKLRSCLEERDAMRQRADEALRAKEEGDRFLEAFRAHASARISARDQSLASQRELGTLLVDAIDQQASLVAETQPFREFIDVTFENLEEERRALDAEREQARALVSRCRAVLESVPDKLRSCLEERDATRQRAGEALQAKEEASCQLEEASVALRDAVAQLEQLTVANSRLSTDLSSLMKNLANVEQERDALQQENEKQWEEMAWLARERDTLQQECNGLCQELREATECREFLDQENCMSRTQLLEVEARLKSSLAALQEHNLQYEELMDSHLRLREEQAALSKELESTKAELLDLHLKREKVSWCSTDITESKMRLQELADCLRVALQEEDDAPLRSRAWTPAPRTPGWQTPRRAWTPACRTPACRTPYCSGGSFVGSVLKAVSGKDASEAAGGGSAFTKDKPASTPKPLEPEDGLLESVKELRTVVSDLAMLSSRIQDLEQSEFKALQTEISDLELRLETVTAESQEKMDAQAATIAKLNKALRGKLENEKELQDVVKQQEEKMLQLIDKSGEVTRLKGEISQLKRSLQRAETEAKVLWEEMRGQEPKVDAAYVQERVLLRQEVDKLRLLLLEKEDENLLLSDKYLEQVQGLEMRLHHAQKVLRTHEEMQEKMKEVLLAMPDVAASCQELHGLLRYLGLKPASGSKEAAEPL